One Natrinema halophilum genomic window carries:
- a CDS encoding TrmB family transcriptional regulator has product MKNDETTTEAISLLQDLGLQEYEARCFMALNKRPSGTAKEIHEISEVPRTRVYDAIRVLESKGLVEVQHTSPQVYRAVDIDEATQTLRKKYNDRIETLETHLKNTDVQDVEEDDQVQEVWSLTGHDAIESRTIDLLDEAESEIALLVVDEDILSGVLFDSLKTAASRDISLLLGGQTDAITETLGTETASTHVFETGLDWLTGIESGNEVAISRILLVDRETLLIGSYYPNATGGSTEQAIFARGLENGIVVLLRRLVTAGLPTTDDPGG; this is encoded by the coding sequence ATGAAAAATGACGAAACGACAACGGAGGCGATTAGCCTGCTGCAGGACCTCGGGCTTCAGGAGTACGAAGCGCGCTGCTTTATGGCGCTGAACAAACGTCCCAGCGGAACGGCAAAGGAGATACACGAAATCTCCGAGGTGCCGCGGACGAGAGTGTATGACGCGATTCGCGTTCTCGAATCGAAAGGACTGGTCGAAGTACAACACACGAGTCCGCAGGTGTACCGCGCGGTCGACATCGACGAGGCCACACAGACGTTGCGGAAGAAGTACAACGACCGCATCGAAACGCTCGAGACGCACCTCAAAAACACGGACGTCCAAGACGTCGAGGAGGACGATCAGGTTCAGGAGGTCTGGTCGCTGACCGGTCACGACGCGATCGAGTCGCGGACGATCGATCTCCTCGACGAAGCGGAGTCGGAAATCGCACTCCTCGTCGTCGACGAGGATATCCTGTCCGGGGTGCTATTCGACAGCCTGAAGACGGCGGCTTCTCGGGACATCTCTCTCCTTCTGGGCGGACAGACTGACGCAATTACGGAGACGCTCGGGACAGAAACCGCGTCGACCCACGTGTTCGAAACCGGTCTCGATTGGCTCACCGGCATCGAGAGCGGCAACGAAGTAGCAATCAGTCGAATCTTGCTCGTCGACCGCGAGACGCTCCTTATCGGGTCGTACTATCCGAACGCGACCGGCGGATCGACCGAGCAAGCTATCTTCGCCCGGGGTCTCGAAAACGGGATCGTCGTATTGCTTCGCCGATTGGTGACGGCAGGGCTACCGACCACCGATGATCCGGGTGGCTGA
- a CDS encoding DUF5611 family protein, with amino-acid sequence MKEYKMRRGEYLEERIPDMESTVEEYFGPITDTHEFRGSDLFLIEEPDNPVFEKIIVGAVEYSGKKDKLAVEFHERDPTELGPDELEAAGEAVDAKNDFLLEATGRDAKSRRDSMKRKVEDDPDHDF; translated from the coding sequence ATGAAGGAGTACAAGATGCGTCGCGGTGAATATCTCGAGGAACGAATCCCTGATATGGAGTCGACCGTCGAGGAGTACTTCGGCCCCATCACCGACACCCACGAGTTCAGGGGAAGCGACCTCTTTCTCATCGAGGAGCCCGACAACCCCGTATTCGAGAAGATCATCGTCGGAGCCGTCGAGTACTCCGGCAAGAAGGACAAACTCGCCGTCGAGTTCCACGAACGTGATCCCACCGAACTCGGCCCCGACGAGCTCGAGGCTGCCGGTGAAGCCGTCGACGCCAAAAACGACTTTCTCCTCGAGGCGACTGGCCGGGACGCGAAATCCCGTCGCGACTCGATGAAACGCAAAGTCGAAGACGATCCGGATCACGACTTCTAA
- a CDS encoding DUF7344 domain-containing protein yields the protein MSQIYDALFEALANEHRRRILFGLIDRKRQGESPICIDVPPDTAGGQNIASIECHHVHLPKLDDYGFIDWNQRTNTVEAGDRFADIRPILEQLREVQVAQADTLNM from the coding sequence ATGTCTCAGATATACGATGCGTTATTCGAAGCCCTGGCAAACGAACACCGACGACGAATTCTATTCGGCTTGATCGACCGGAAGCGGCAGGGTGAGTCCCCGATCTGCATCGATGTACCCCCGGACACTGCTGGCGGCCAGAACATAGCCAGCATCGAGTGTCACCACGTCCATCTCCCCAAATTAGACGACTACGGGTTTATCGACTGGAACCAGCGCACGAACACCGTCGAAGCGGGTGATCGCTTCGCGGATATCCGGCCGATCCTGGAGCAGTTGCGCGAGGTACAGGTGGCACAGGCCGATACCCTCAATATGTGA
- a CDS encoding metallophosphoesterase family protein: MLVLGDAHAADSDRRKTLLELYRTLEPDRVLQVGDLERYDLPAPTWFVAGNNEDFDVIDALRAGDASGTTNVHLLASTAATLEGLRIAGLSGNFAPTRYDHSRADLSDDRRRHFTHEDVEHAAKLEDVDVFLTHEAPTGLLSYGYDPGCEHVDELLEALSPSLCLVGHHHRHRTADIGGSRVVSLAPAWERYYTLDPETLALESHDHELSTSEA; the protein is encoded by the coding sequence ATGCTCGTCCTCGGCGACGCCCACGCTGCCGACTCGGATCGACGGAAAACTCTCCTCGAGTTGTACCGAACGCTCGAGCCGGATCGCGTCCTCCAGGTCGGCGACCTCGAGCGGTACGATCTGCCGGCCCCGACCTGGTTCGTCGCCGGTAACAACGAGGACTTCGACGTCATCGACGCGCTTCGTGCAGGCGATGCGTCGGGAACGACGAACGTCCACCTCCTCGCGAGCACGGCGGCCACACTCGAGGGACTCCGGATTGCCGGCCTCTCGGGAAATTTCGCACCGACCAGGTACGATCACTCACGAGCGGACCTGTCGGACGACCGTCGTCGCCACTTTACCCACGAGGACGTCGAACATGCAGCCAAACTCGAAGACGTCGACGTCTTCCTCACCCACGAAGCACCGACCGGGCTGCTGTCGTACGGTTACGATCCCGGCTGTGAACACGTCGACGAACTGCTCGAGGCGCTCTCCCCGTCGCTCTGTCTGGTCGGTCACCATCACCGCCACCGAACGGCCGACATCGGCGGGTCCCGCGTCGTGAGTCTCGCACCGGCCTGGGAACGCTACTACACGCTCGATCCGGAAACGCTCGCGCTCGAGTCCCACGACCACGAGCTATCGACGAGCGAAGCATAA
- a CDS encoding DUF7093 family protein, whose translation MVLRCSLLGHDYGEPDVEREREERGSEVVVTVQEYEECSRCGEKHVISENTEVTSLSAGTDDDAPHDDTDLPESTLETDALEDQPTSDAEFIDADAADDASADIADADAVEASEASAPETEPSAAAAADAADENELPTDENGDPVTDDGEILTDDASEPDRDRDHGEWPDSDDVGPPIGAESDPAKWPDERDSESDAGNGDLDPDENTDDAVVLENDPSADDRAGDGDGDRDGDGDGDGAARGATAAATDARSVTTSPATEDTTASGPGSTPDPGTGIERAQSAPTPTESASRSADNAPTEYYCPRCDFVAAGDRASLRAGDICPDCRKGYLSERKR comes from the coding sequence ATGGTCCTGCGATGTTCGCTGCTCGGACACGACTACGGCGAACCCGACGTCGAACGCGAGCGCGAGGAACGGGGCAGTGAAGTCGTCGTTACCGTCCAGGAATACGAGGAGTGTTCCCGCTGTGGCGAGAAACACGTCATCAGCGAGAACACCGAAGTGACGAGTCTCTCTGCCGGGACGGACGACGACGCGCCCCACGATGACACAGATCTGCCAGAATCGACACTCGAGACAGATGCTCTCGAAGACCAACCGACCTCGGACGCCGAATTCATCGATGCCGACGCCGCTGACGATGCGTCTGCCGACATCGCCGACGCCGATGCCGTCGAAGCGAGCGAAGCTAGTGCGCCCGAAACGGAACCGTCTGCGGCCGCGGCTGCCGACGCAGCCGATGAGAACGAACTTCCGACCGACGAAAACGGCGACCCCGTCACCGACGACGGCGAAATTCTCACGGACGACGCATCCGAACCCGACCGGGACCGAGATCACGGCGAGTGGCCCGACTCGGACGACGTCGGCCCCCCGATCGGCGCGGAATCGGACCCGGCCAAGTGGCCGGACGAGAGAGACAGCGAGTCCGATGCCGGAAACGGGGACCTCGACCCGGACGAAAACACGGATGACGCGGTCGTCCTCGAGAACGACCCCTCGGCTGATGACCGTGCTGGTGACGGTGACGGTGACCGTGACGGTGACGGTGACGGTGACGGTGCCGCTCGTGGAGCGACTGCGGCCGCAACGGACGCCCGGTCGGTGACGACGAGCCCTGCCACAGAGGACACTACTGCTTCGGGGCCTGGATCCACGCCGGATCCGGGAACCGGAATCGAACGAGCTCAGTCGGCGCCGACCCCGACCGAGAGCGCGAGTCGCTCCGCCGACAACGCGCCGACAGAGTACTACTGTCCGCGGTGCGACTTCGTCGCCGCCGGTGACCGCGCTTCGTTACGTGCAGGCGACATCTGTCCCGATTGTCGGAAGGGCTATCTCAGCGAACGCAAGCGATAA
- a CDS encoding gamma carbonic anhydrase family protein: protein MDDSRTYAFEGERPTIDESARVSRDAILVGDVTVDADASIWPGVVCRGDVGPVEIGRETHVGDNATLHAAQLDAEVMVGHGAILNETIVETQALVGFNATINTDVTIGSGSIVAAGTVVPDGYSIPPESFVRGVPADITPLEKTGIDAASIFESYSSGEYTDLAQRHEEVFE from the coding sequence ATGGACGACAGTCGAACCTACGCGTTCGAGGGGGAGCGGCCCACGATCGACGAGTCGGCCCGGGTGAGCCGGGACGCGATACTCGTCGGAGACGTAACGGTCGACGCGGACGCGAGCATCTGGCCGGGTGTGGTCTGTCGCGGCGACGTCGGTCCCGTCGAGATCGGTCGCGAGACGCACGTCGGAGACAACGCGACGCTTCACGCCGCGCAACTCGACGCGGAGGTGATGGTCGGCCACGGGGCCATCCTTAACGAAACGATCGTCGAAACGCAGGCGCTCGTCGGGTTCAACGCGACGATCAACACCGACGTCACGATCGGCAGCGGGAGCATCGTCGCCGCGGGGACCGTCGTCCCCGACGGGTACTCGATCCCGCCGGAGTCGTTCGTTCGCGGCGTCCCCGCCGATATCACGCCGCTCGAGAAGACTGGAATCGACGCAGCGTCGATCTTCGAGTCGTATTCATCTGGCGAGTACACTGACCTGGCACAGCGCCACGAAGAGGTGTTCGAGTAG
- the lrp gene encoding HTH-type transcriptional regulator Lrp, which produces MTYENLDAKLVNALLGDGRASLRSLAEELDVSVTTVSNHLSALEEQGVIDGYTPKVDYDAVGYDVTAIIQLQVEGNALPDVTDTLRDHRQMTSVYEVTGDYDVIAIGKFTDTDGMNDQIKQLLTDPDIKASNTSVVLNAVSENEQFELEVEEND; this is translated from the coding sequence ATGACGTATGAAAATCTCGATGCAAAACTAGTAAATGCACTTCTCGGCGATGGCCGAGCGAGCCTTCGCAGCCTCGCCGAAGAACTGGATGTTTCGGTTACGACCGTCTCGAACCACCTTTCCGCTCTCGAGGAACAGGGTGTGATCGACGGCTACACGCCGAAAGTCGATTACGATGCGGTCGGGTACGACGTGACCGCGATTATCCAGCTTCAGGTCGAGGGGAACGCGTTACCCGACGTCACCGACACGCTACGCGATCACCGCCAGATGACCAGCGTCTACGAGGTCACCGGCGACTACGACGTAATCGCCATCGGGAAGTTCACGGATACAGATGGAATGAACGACCAGATCAAACAGTTGCTGACCGACCCTGACATCAAGGCCTCGAACACGAGCGTCGTTCTCAACGCCGTAAGCGAAAACGAGCAGTTCGAACTCGAAGTCGAGGAGAACGACTGA
- a CDS encoding aminomethyltransferase family protein, with amino-acid sequence MSVIESIHTDHGASFGERADRTVVEHYGRPERTHRAVRNGVGLLEMAYGVIVVEGSDRLEYVDNVVSNRVPTEDGQGCYALVLDPQGGIEVELYVYNAENRLLLFTQPDTAEELAEEWSEKVFIQDVDIRVATDDYAVFGIHGPQATEKIASVLNGAASPDERYAFVRGTMGDEGVTVIRTDALTGEESYEVICGDDDAEAVYNTLLTQGLNAAPFGYRTFESLALEAGSPLFHTELEGTLPNVLGLRNALDFEKGCYVGQEVVSRVENRGQPSRRLIGLMLEGTAVPDGGAAVFDGDASVGEVTRAGESPLREVVIALALVDYDLESDDLTVRVDGVEVDTTPTDLPFVEGSDRSDRLPQYQ; translated from the coding sequence ATGAGCGTCATCGAGTCCATCCACACGGACCACGGAGCCAGCTTCGGCGAGCGCGCCGACAGAACGGTCGTCGAACACTACGGACGACCGGAGCGGACCCACCGCGCCGTTCGCAACGGCGTCGGACTGCTCGAGATGGCATACGGGGTGATCGTCGTCGAAGGCTCGGATCGTCTCGAGTACGTCGACAACGTGGTATCGAACCGCGTCCCGACCGAAGACGGGCAGGGATGTTACGCACTGGTCCTCGATCCACAGGGTGGAATCGAAGTGGAGCTATACGTATACAACGCGGAAAATCGTCTTCTCCTCTTTACGCAGCCCGACACGGCCGAGGAGCTCGCAGAGGAGTGGTCCGAAAAGGTATTCATTCAGGACGTCGACATCCGCGTCGCGACCGACGACTACGCTGTCTTCGGGATTCACGGCCCACAGGCCACCGAAAAGATCGCAAGCGTCCTCAACGGCGCGGCCTCGCCCGACGAGCGGTACGCTTTCGTCCGCGGAACGATGGGCGACGAGGGCGTCACCGTCATACGTACCGATGCCCTCACCGGCGAGGAAAGCTACGAGGTGATCTGCGGGGACGACGACGCTGAAGCGGTATACAATACGTTGCTCACGCAGGGGTTGAACGCGGCCCCATTCGGCTACCGAACCTTCGAGAGTCTCGCGCTCGAGGCCGGTTCGCCGCTCTTTCACACCGAACTCGAGGGGACGCTTCCGAACGTCCTCGGCCTGCGCAACGCGCTGGATTTCGAAAAGGGTTGTTACGTCGGGCAGGAGGTCGTCTCCCGGGTCGAGAATCGCGGCCAGCCGAGCAGACGGCTCATCGGGCTGATGCTCGAGGGGACAGCCGTGCCCGATGGGGGCGCAGCCGTTTTCGATGGCGACGCGTCGGTCGGCGAGGTGACCCGCGCCGGCGAGAGCCCGCTTCGCGAGGTCGTCATCGCGCTCGCGCTGGTCGACTACGACCTCGAGAGCGACGACCTGACGGTTCGAGTCGACGGCGTGGAGGTAGATACGACTCCGACCGACCTACCGTTCGTCGAAGGATCGGATCGATCCGATCGACTTCCCCAGTATCAATAA
- the pdhA gene encoding pyruvate dehydrogenase (acetyl-transferring) E1 component subunit alpha codes for MTGDALEHDLLEREPDDQVQVLDADGTVVAPDLEPDLEVETLRSMYRDMRFSRRFDERMISLQRQGRLGTYASLAGQEGSQIGSTYALADDDMLSFQYREHGAIAARGLPWEYLLYWMGHEDGNAALADVNVFPLNISIGGHLPHAVGWSWAAKLNEDERVAVVHFGDGSTSEGDFHEAMNIAGVFDTPTLFFCNNNQWAISVPRERQTASATIAQKARAYGFDGVQVDGMDPLATYVVTEAARENALEADGDRARPILIEAVQYRYGAHTTADDPSAYRDDTEVERWRQRDPIDRFEAYLRADGVLDDDRIDTIESEIDDTLTTLVDRAETIDGEPGEMFEYTYAEPTPRLEDQRASLETLREDHGDDALLEDG; via the coding sequence ATGACAGGAGATGCCCTCGAGCATGACCTCCTCGAGCGAGAACCCGACGATCAGGTTCAGGTACTCGATGCCGACGGGACGGTCGTTGCGCCCGACCTGGAACCGGACCTCGAGGTGGAGACCCTGCGGTCGATGTATCGAGATATGCGGTTTTCCCGGCGGTTCGACGAGCGGATGATCAGTCTCCAGCGACAGGGGCGACTTGGAACGTACGCTTCGCTGGCCGGCCAGGAAGGGTCCCAGATCGGTTCGACGTACGCGCTCGCCGACGACGACATGCTCTCCTTTCAGTACCGGGAACACGGCGCGATCGCCGCGCGAGGGCTCCCGTGGGAGTACCTGCTGTACTGGATGGGCCACGAGGACGGTAATGCCGCGCTGGCGGACGTCAACGTCTTCCCGCTCAACATCTCTATCGGCGGACACCTCCCGCACGCGGTGGGTTGGTCGTGGGCTGCGAAGCTAAACGAAGACGAGCGCGTGGCAGTCGTTCACTTCGGCGACGGTTCGACCTCCGAGGGCGACTTCCACGAGGCGATGAACATCGCGGGCGTCTTCGACACGCCGACGCTCTTTTTCTGTAACAATAACCAGTGGGCCATCTCCGTCCCGCGCGAGCGCCAGACCGCAAGCGCCACCATCGCCCAGAAAGCCCGCGCCTACGGCTTCGACGGCGTACAGGTCGACGGGATGGACCCGCTCGCGACCTATGTCGTCACCGAGGCGGCGCGGGAGAACGCGCTCGAGGCCGACGGGGATCGGGCGCGGCCGATACTGATCGAAGCGGTCCAGTACCGGTACGGAGCACACACGACGGCGGACGATCCAAGCGCCTACCGGGACGATACGGAGGTCGAACGATGGCGCCAGCGGGACCCGATCGATCGGTTCGAGGCCTACCTGCGAGCCGACGGCGTTCTCGACGACGACCGGATCGACACGATCGAAAGCGAGATCGACGACACGCTCACGACCCTGGTCGACCGCGCCGAAACCATCGACGGGGAACCCGGCGAGATGTTTGAATACACCTACGCGGAGCCGACCCCGCGACTCGAGGATCAGCGAGCGTCTCTCGAAACGCTACGTGAAGACCACGGCGACGATGCATTACTCGAAGACGGGTAA
- the glnA gene encoding type I glutamate--ammonia ligase, whose protein sequence is MTSGNLSETEQAVLDEIEEKDVDFLRLQFTDILGTVKNVSVPARQAEKAFTEGIYFDGSSIEGFVRIQESDMRLKPDPDTFAILPWRQKEESAAARMICDVYDTSTDRPFEGDPRRVLKNALERAHEMGYTVNAAPEPEFFLFQEDEEGRATVETNDAGGYFDLAPKDLASDVRRDIIYGLESMGFEVEASHHEVAEGQHEINFTYDDALTTADNVGTFRTVVRAIAAQHDLHATFMPKPIPRINGSGMHTHISLFTEDGENAFHDEDDEFNLSEEAHAFTAGILEHAPAITAIANPTVNSYKRLVPGYEAPVYVAWSDRNRSALIRKPAARTPAASRVELRSPDPSCNPYLALAVMIHAGLDGIEKNLECPDPVRENIYDFDEEKREEYGIDTLPSNLGQAVDALEEDEAIYSALGDHVSSKFVEAKRQEFQDYLVDVSEWELDRYLETF, encoded by the coding sequence ATGACAAGCGGAAACCTCTCTGAAACGGAACAGGCGGTACTCGACGAAATCGAGGAAAAGGACGTCGACTTCCTCAGACTGCAGTTTACGGACATTCTGGGGACGGTCAAGAACGTCTCCGTACCGGCCCGCCAGGCCGAGAAGGCGTTTACGGAAGGGATCTACTTCGACGGGTCGTCTATCGAAGGGTTCGTTCGGATTCAAGAATCGGACATGCGACTCAAGCCCGATCCGGACACCTTCGCAATTCTCCCGTGGCGCCAGAAAGAAGAGAGCGCAGCCGCCCGAATGATCTGTGACGTCTACGATACCTCCACTGACAGGCCGTTCGAGGGCGATCCGCGTCGCGTCCTCAAAAACGCCCTCGAGCGCGCTCACGAGATGGGTTATACGGTCAACGCCGCGCCCGAACCCGAGTTCTTCCTCTTCCAGGAAGACGAGGAGGGTCGCGCGACGGTCGAGACCAACGACGCCGGCGGCTATTTCGACCTCGCACCGAAAGATCTCGCGTCGGACGTCCGCCGCGACATCATCTACGGGCTCGAAAGCATGGGCTTCGAGGTCGAGGCCAGCCACCACGAAGTCGCCGAGGGCCAGCACGAAATCAACTTCACCTACGACGATGCGCTGACGACCGCCGACAACGTCGGCACCTTCCGCACCGTCGTTCGGGCGATCGCCGCACAGCACGACTTGCACGCGACGTTCATGCCCAAGCCGATCCCGCGAATCAACGGCTCGGGAATGCACACGCACATCTCGCTGTTCACCGAAGACGGCGAGAACGCGTTCCACGACGAGGACGACGAGTTCAACCTGAGCGAGGAGGCCCACGCCTTCACCGCGGGGATCCTCGAGCACGCGCCCGCAATTACGGCGATCGCGAATCCGACGGTCAACAGCTACAAGCGATTGGTTCCGGGGTACGAGGCGCCGGTTTACGTCGCCTGGTCCGACCGGAACCGCTCTGCGCTGATCCGCAAGCCTGCAGCGCGTACTCCCGCGGCTTCGCGCGTGGAACTGCGCTCGCCCGATCCGTCCTGTAACCCCTACCTCGCGCTCGCCGTCATGATCCACGCCGGACTCGACGGGATCGAGAAGAACCTCGAGTGTCCGGACCCCGTCCGCGAGAACATCTACGACTTCGACGAGGAGAAGCGAGAAGAGTACGGGATCGACACGCTCCCGTCGAACCTCGGGCAGGCGGTCGACGCTCTCGAAGAAGACGAAGCGATCTACAGCGCACTTGGCGATCACGTCAGTTCGAAGTTCGTCGAAGCCAAGCGCCAGGAGTTCCAGGACTACCTGGTCGACGTCTCCGAGTGGGAGCTCGACCGCTACCTCGAGACGTTCTGA
- a CDS encoding DUF6432 family protein, which produces MRAKREYRNRERTEVAVLDALVDRAEDGMTVFELRAAVEVDIDELEEALSMLKEDGLIVVEPGNETVIKPDERVVPDQPSDEDDEQSIGEWLRERIPF; this is translated from the coding sequence ATGAGAGCAAAGCGGGAGTACCGGAACCGAGAGAGGACGGAGGTGGCGGTACTCGATGCGCTGGTCGATCGCGCCGAGGATGGAATGACCGTCTTCGAACTCCGGGCGGCCGTCGAGGTCGACATCGACGAGCTCGAGGAGGCGCTGTCCATGCTCAAAGAAGACGGCCTGATCGTCGTCGAACCCGGTAACGAGACGGTGATCAAGCCCGACGAACGGGTCGTGCCGGACCAGCCGTCAGACGAGGACGATGAGCAATCGATCGGCGAATGGCTTCGGGAGCGAATTCCTTTTTGA
- a CDS encoding heme-binding protein, with product MERRRPPQTEEGWYVLHDFRSIDWDAWRGAPERRRSQAIEEGIDYLDACEAVDDADEGESATFAVLGHKADLLVLHLRPTLADIDTLERQFEHTALAEFTTRADSYLSVTEVSGYMSEEYFDEDATVEDTGTARYIESRLKPELPDSEFLSFYPMNKRRGPDHNWYELPFDERADYLSNHGEIGKDYAGRVTQIISGSVGLDDFEWGITLFGDDPTDVKELLYEMRFDPSSSRFAEFGRFLSARRFPPADLGAFLAGERIPREGESVDHPHVRRESAGHHGGSDGHHHGGGDTGGHPHGDDGSDDEEEEFRTELEEMGVYAGQPHGEDVHAVVLYSAADADELFDEVDGLRENFDHYDTHVKTAVYEPRDESSETAIVSLWETDRAANTAAGFLADLPDIVRQAGADETDSWGTMGMFYTVKPDHRNDFTGAFEDAAGLLADMDGHRKTDLLVNREDENDMFIASRWDSREDAMQFFRSDAFSEAVEFGRDVLTDRPRHVFLA from the coding sequence ATGGAACGACGGCGACCGCCACAGACCGAAGAGGGCTGGTACGTCCTGCACGACTTCCGGTCGATCGACTGGGACGCCTGGCGTGGGGCCCCCGAACGACGTCGCTCACAGGCGATCGAAGAAGGAATCGACTACCTCGACGCCTGTGAGGCCGTCGACGACGCGGACGAAGGGGAGTCCGCGACCTTCGCAGTGCTGGGACACAAAGCGGACCTGCTCGTCCTCCACTTGCGGCCGACGCTTGCCGACATTGACACCCTCGAGCGGCAGTTCGAACACACCGCGCTCGCCGAGTTTACGACGCGAGCCGACTCCTATCTCTCGGTGACGGAGGTCTCGGGCTACATGTCCGAGGAATACTTCGACGAGGACGCGACGGTCGAAGACACCGGAACCGCCCGATACATCGAATCGCGCCTCAAGCCGGAACTGCCCGACAGCGAATTTCTGAGTTTCTACCCGATGAACAAGCGTCGCGGGCCCGACCACAACTGGTACGAACTGCCCTTCGACGAACGCGCGGACTACCTCTCGAATCACGGTGAGATCGGCAAGGACTACGCCGGCCGCGTAACTCAGATCATCTCCGGCAGCGTCGGTCTCGACGACTTCGAGTGGGGCATCACCCTGTTCGGCGACGATCCGACCGACGTAAAGGAACTACTCTACGAAATGCGCTTCGATCCCTCGAGTTCCCGTTTCGCCGAATTCGGGCGATTCCTCTCGGCCCGTCGGTTCCCGCCGGCAGACCTCGGGGCCTTCCTCGCGGGCGAACGAATCCCACGAGAAGGCGAGAGCGTCGACCATCCGCACGTCCGTCGCGAGTCCGCGGGTCACCACGGCGGCTCCGATGGACATCACCACGGTGGCGGCGATACGGGGGGCCACCCGCACGGTGACGACGGCTCCGACGACGAGGAAGAAGAGTTCCGTACCGAACTCGAGGAAATGGGCGTCTACGCGGGCCAACCCCACGGCGAAGACGTCCACGCCGTCGTCCTCTACTCCGCCGCAGACGCCGACGAACTCTTCGACGAAGTCGACGGACTGCGCGAGAACTTCGACCACTACGATACGCACGTAAAGACGGCCGTCTACGAGCCACGAGACGAGAGTAGCGAAACTGCCATCGTCAGCCTCTGGGAAACTGACCGCGCGGCGAACACGGCAGCCGGGTTCCTTGCCGACCTCCCGGACATCGTCCGTCAGGCGGGTGCTGACGAGACGGACTCGTGGGGAACGATGGGCATGTTCTACACCGTCAAACCCGACCATCGGAACGACTTCACCGGCGCATTCGAGGATGCCGCCGGCCTCCTCGCAGACATGGACGGCCACCGAAAGACCGACCTGCTGGTAAACCGTGAGGACGAAAACGACATGTTCATCGCCAGCCGCTGGGACTCCCGCGAGGACGCGATGCAGTTCTTCCGAAGCGACGCCTTCTCCGAAGCCGTCGAATTCGGCCGCGACGTCCTCACGGACCGGCCCCGACACGTCTTCCTGGCCTGA